CGACGAGCACACATACCTCTGATGCCCCGAGCTATTTCAATTCTTGGGTCTAAATTATATtctatttgtttgttttatcaTTTTGTAGCAATTTGGAGGTATTAGAACTCTTTACACAGCCTGTAAACACAGGGGATTTGTGATGATATCTTATTATGATATTCGTGATGCTCGAACGGCTATGCGTGCATTACAAAACAAACCACTGAGGCGGAGGAAGCTTGACATTCATTTCTCAATTCCAAAGGTTGAAACTAATATTTCATACATTTGTTTTCTACCTATTTAACTTTTGGCATCACTTTTTGACTTTTGTTTTGTTGACCATAGGATAATCCCTCAGACAAGGATATTAACCAAGGAACACTGGTAGTTTTTAATTTGGATCCGTCCGTTTCAAACGAAGATCTTCGCCTAATATTTGGTGTTTATGGGGAGGTTAAAGAGGTATGGTATATCTTTCTAATGTCTAAACTCATTTATCTAATGCTTTTATGGTGTTTTAACATCCTTTTGGTATCTATTGGACACAACAGATAAGAGAAACACCACATAAGAGACACCACAAATTCATTGAATTCTATGATGTTAGAGCTGCAGAAGCAGCACTCAAGTCATTAAATAGGAGTGATATAGCTGGTAAAAAGATTAAGCTTGAACCCAGTCGACCCGGTGGAGCTCGTCGGAAGTGAGTATATCTGTTATCATTTATTACCCTATTTAGTTAGTGTCCACTAAAtgaattttttgttgttgatgcTCTTTGTTTCATTACTGAATTTGCTGTTGCTGATGTAAAAGTCTAATTTTCGTCTTTCTCGGTTTTGGTTCTTTGTTAGTACCTAGTTATGTCTATTGAAACAATCTGTCTTTGTTCTGTACTTTTTAGCTTGATGTTGCAACTGAATCAAGAGCTTGAGCAAGATGAAACTCGAACCTTTCGACATCCAGTAGGTTCGCCATTAACCAACTCTCCACCAGGTAAAGATTTTTGCAAGAGGATTTTAACTTGCGAGCAAATGGCGAGTTATGAGTTGATTATAAGTATAACTccaattttttttgtctaaaaATCTTGACAGGTAACTGGATGCAGCAGTTTAACAGTCCTATTGAACAGAGTCCCATGCAGAGTATTAGTAACTCTCCTGGTTTCAAGAGCTTGAGCCCAACCAACAATAATCTGTCTGGATTAGCATCGATTTTGCATCCCCAAGTATCAAATACTGTGAAGATTTCACCGATTGGCAAGGACCATGCGATCGGTAGTCATGTGGAGCATATGTTTAACAATGGTAGCTCAGTGCCCGGGTCATCGTTTCCACTATCAAATTCATATCCCGAGCTGAAGTTGGGTGACTTCCATGGTAGTGCACCGTCATTTGGTCCTTCAACATCAAATGGATCTAGGGTAGAAACTTTATCAGGGCCACAGTTCCTTTGGGGAAGTCCAAGCCCATACACAGAGCGTGCCAATTCAGCTTGGCCAAGAACAAGTGCGGGACACCAATATACATCCACTAACAAAGGCCTTCACTTTCCAATATCAGCTCGCCAAGGTTCTTTTCTTGGTTCGTCCCACCATCATCATGTTGGATCTGCTCCCTCTGGTGTTCCTCTAGAGAGGCATTTCGGTTATTTCCCCGAGTCACCAGAAACTTCTTTCATGGGTCATTTGGCGTATGGAAGCATGGGCTTAGGAGGCCTCAATGACAGGAAAGTATTGGCGAATATGGGTCCTCGTACTGCTGCCATCAACGCTGGAATGTCATTACCGGGAAACATGTCTGAAAATGGTTCTTCAAACTTTAAGATGATGTCCTCTGCAAGGCTTAGCCCCATGTTTTTAAACAATGGCTCATACCATGGTCAACCATCTACAACCATTGATGGTTTTGCTGAGCGTGGTGCCCGGAGCAGACGAGTTGAGAACAATGGAAACCTTGTTGATAGCAAGAAACAATTTCAGCTTGATTTGGATAAAATTATCGGTGGGGAAGACACCCGAACAACTTTAATGATAAAAAATATCCCAAATAAGTAAGGCTAACATCTTAAACTCCACACCCTATTATTATCTAACTTCTTTTATGGATATGGTGACTGATAATTTTTGTTTGTCTTCTAGATACACTTCAAAAATGTTACTTGCTGCCATAGATGAAAATCACAGGGGTACCTATGATTTTCTCTATCTGCCAATTGATTTTAAGGTAATTATTTGATATATCAAAAGAGAATTTTTATATAAAGTTATGAACTTTATCTAACTTCTTTCATAGAAAATTATTACTGATTGATATTCCTTTCTGTGATTGCAGAATAAATGCAATGTGGGTTATGCTTTTATTAATATGCTGTCTCCTTCTCACATCATTCCTTTCTATGAGGTAATAATATTCCTCCATTTTTGTTAGATGTATTCTGATTGGTCCATTATGTTCTTTCGACTTATCTAAGAGTCATTTAGTTTGATCCCATAAGGTCTGAGGTTCGAGTTCTTTTTGGGTACCTACATAGCAATTGTTATAGTTTTTCGGTCTCCAAATATTGTACGATTAAGTGGGGATTCTAATTTCAAAGAAGAAAAATTTCAGATTGCCTTAAATTCCTAAATTTGTGGTGCAGGCATTTAATGGGAAGAAGTGGGAGAAGTTCAACAGTGAGAAAGTTGCATCTTTGGCATATGCTCGGATCCAAGGAAAGGCGGCCCTTGTTACTCACTTTCAAAACTCGAGCTTAATGAATGAAGATAAACGTTGCCGCCCAATTCTCTTCTATTCCGAGGGTAGCGATGAGGTAATTAATAAAACTCGATAATCTTTTGGTGAAGCCAATGGtgttttcaaattaaattgttAATTCTCGATGATTGCAAACTTTATGTCATTGTGTTTACGCTATGTAGGTTATTCAGGAACATCTTCTCTCAAACAGTTTGAACATCCAAGTCTGTCAACCGAACGATTCACACTTAGGTGATTCGTTGGATAGCCCGCCAGAACATGTCTTTCATGACATACCCGAAAAGAGTCAATAGTACATGGCACAAATTGCCGCTGACCTATTTTGATTGCGGCTGTGGGTTCTAACCATTGCACATAAACTCAAGTGTACAAACTTAGGGacaagagaagaaaaaagaaatagttGGGTGGTGTTAAGTTTATTGTGTTATATagccttttttttctttctttttttgctGTTATCATCTGCAGAAAGAGCTTCGACGTTTTTGATGTGCGGCTCGGTGGACTCGGGGAACATGGAGCTCTGGTTCTCCTGAAATTGTCAGATGCTTTGGGGACATAATGCTAATCTTCCTTTtggtctcatttttttttttttttgtttttatggtCTTATTTGCTGATTCAGTGTTCATATGGATATGTGTGGATAAATTTGTTCTTTTTTTGAGAGGATTGGTAATTTAACATGGGgtgaaaaaaattgtaaatgggGGGAGGAGAGAaatatgttttcttttttctttttgtcatttttatttaatgtatttagaTCTTTGAATCCATAAGTACATATATTTAAGGAACATTATTGCCAGATATTGGTTTCTTCTTTCAAGTTTTATTATCTTTCTTTCGTAAGGAAAATTATGAAAACAAGTCATTTCATGCCCATTTCTcttgtaaaattataaaaatttgagaacaaaaacagaaataagTGTTTTTCTCAACCTCTATGCATTGATTGAGACCCTGAAATTTGTAGCATAAATAGTAGCTAAGATAGTTATGAAAGATTATTGAATGGAACTAAAAACAAAAAgcttatttttattagttttgtgagaaagaaaaaaaatacaaagatgGAATGGAATATACATTTTGATACAGAAGTTTGTGAAAGTAgtttacatacatacatacattgaTAAAGGAAAAGCTATAGTAGTAGAGCCATGAAAACTGGTAGTAACACTGGGGATTTACCGGGTTATATCAGGCGTTTCAAACCCGTGATAGAAGCATTCGGTTTTTCCTCGAAAAGTTCTAAGTTCAAGTTCAAGTCATCCTGCTTAAATCTACTCTTGTTCCTCCTCCCCATTGTCGTTCTTTCCTCGTTTTGAATTCTACGTCGATAAGGAAGTAACATTTGTCATTCTCTCTAATGTACTTGATCTGTCCATTCATTCTACTGAGAAGTTTTCGAGAAAGGTTTAACCCGAGCCCTTCTTGTGAAGTCCAGTGCTTTCCACTCTCAACCATGTCTTGGATAAGAGCATTAGGAATACCTTCACCAGGATGACTCATTCTACATTCACAACCACACAATTTCgacataattattataataattatcattCGAGTTTGTTTGAACCATGAAAAGTTGTAGTTTTTACCCGACCAACATGGCATTGTTTACGAAAACACAATTTCAGTCAGCTAGCTCAAATGGTTGGGTGTGTACTTAAAAAGAATCACAAAGTTAGTTTGGTATCTAACTCATGTCCCATCTAAAagtaataacaaaattttattcAACTAACACTACACCAAACCCTATAAAAACTAACTAAAGTGACTCAAGAATTTTTAGCAAAAGCTAATTGGGTCTTGGCTTCTATATATAGACCAACTGGAGTCATTTCAGTATTGATTTGATTTGTACTTTTGATCATACTCTATGTTAAGTTTTCAGctcattttctaaaaaatagaAAGGCTCATGGTTTGTAAATAATTAGATAAACGAACCTGAACTGCAAGCGAATGAATTCATTGCCATCTTGTATAATCTTCAAACCGGAGGAAATTTTAATTTCGACCCAGCCTTTCGATGTTGGTGTGTAACGTACAATGTTGAGAAGGAAATCTGACAAGACTAACTGTAGTCTAATATAATCGCCATACAGACATAACGATTTGATTTCTTCGGGTATCTCATGATATAGCTTCAGCTTCTTTTCCCTCAAAAGTAGCATTACTTGACTAACAACAGCATCTAAAACATTTCCCAATTGAAACTCTTCGATATTAAGCTCCAAAGTACTGCCACAACCAAGGTAATATGTTAGATATTGTATTGAATGAACTCATAAAAAATGTTAACACTAATTAAGATGAAAAAactaacttacccttcttctaTGCTTCCTAAATTTCCTTCAACAATCATCATGATTTGTCTTTCACATGCATCACTAGCCTCGAGAAATTGCTTCTGATGTTCTGAAATGCCTGTACTTTCCAAGAGCTTGTGAGTAAATCGAATACCATTTAATGGATTCTTCATTTCTTGTCTTAAGTAAGCTAACTCTTTAAGTTTCG
This region of Cannabis sativa cultivar Pink pepper isolate KNU-18-1 chromosome 7, ASM2916894v1, whole genome shotgun sequence genomic DNA includes:
- the LOC115697539 gene encoding protein MEI2-like 5 isoform X2, which gives rise to MGRGAWGTNAYRASSDATLFSSSLPVLPHPKLNLNDIGGSYTSVDDISSGIEKLDQNIEDDALLEDGKTHAIGNLLPDDEEELLAGIADDLDLSELPASLEDLEEYDIFGSGGGMELETDPQESLRMSLSKVNLSDGSVANGLPPYAVPNGVGTVAGEHPYGEHPSRTLFVRNINSNVEDSELKALFEQFGGIRTLYTACKHRGFVMISYYDIRDARTAMRALQNKPLRRRKLDIHFSIPKDNPSDKDINQGTLVVFNLDPSVSNEDLRLIFGVYGEVKEIRETPHKRHHKFIEFYDVRAAEAALKSLNRSDIAGKKIKLEPSRPGGARRNLMLQLNQELEQDETRTFRHPVGSPLTNSPPGNWMQQFNSPIEQSPMQSISNSPGFKSLSPTNNNLSGLASILHPQVSNTVKISPIGKDHAIGSHVEHMFNNGSSVPGSSFPLSNSYPELKLGDFHGSAPSFGPSTSNGSRVETLSGPQFLWGSPSPYTERANSAWPRTSAGHQYTSTNKGLHFPISARQGSFLGSSHHHHVGSAPSGVPLERHFGYFPESPETSFMGHLAYGSMGLGGLNDRKVLANMGPRTAAINAGMSLPGNMSENGSSNFKMMSSARLSPMFLNNGSYHGQPSTTIDGFAERGARSRRVENNGNLVDSKKQFQLDLDKIIGGEDTRTTLMIKNIPNKYTSKMLLAAIDENHRGTYDFLYLPIDFKNKCNVGYAFINMLSPSHIIPFYEAFNGKKWEKFNSEKVASLAYARIQGKAALVTHFQNSSLMNEDKRCRPILFYSEGSDEVIQEHLLSNSLNIQVCQPNDSHLGDSLDSPPEHVFHDIPEKSQ
- the LOC115697539 gene encoding protein MEI2-like 5 isoform X1 → MNPFTNHSSSGPTEIPGGNIPKEMGRGAWGTNAYRASSDATLFSSSLPVLPHPKLNLNDIGGSYTSVDDISSGIEKLDQNIEDDALLEDGKTHAIGNLLPDDEEELLAGIADDLDLSELPASLEDLEEYDIFGSGGGMELETDPQESLRMSLSKVNLSDGSVANGLPPYAVPNGVGTVAGEHPYGEHPSRTLFVRNINSNVEDSELKALFEQFGGIRTLYTACKHRGFVMISYYDIRDARTAMRALQNKPLRRRKLDIHFSIPKDNPSDKDINQGTLVVFNLDPSVSNEDLRLIFGVYGEVKEIRETPHKRHHKFIEFYDVRAAEAALKSLNRSDIAGKKIKLEPSRPGGARRNLMLQLNQELEQDETRTFRHPVGSPLTNSPPGNWMQQFNSPIEQSPMQSISNSPGFKSLSPTNNNLSGLASILHPQVSNTVKISPIGKDHAIGSHVEHMFNNGSSVPGSSFPLSNSYPELKLGDFHGSAPSFGPSTSNGSRVETLSGPQFLWGSPSPYTERANSAWPRTSAGHQYTSTNKGLHFPISARQGSFLGSSHHHHVGSAPSGVPLERHFGYFPESPETSFMGHLAYGSMGLGGLNDRKVLANMGPRTAAINAGMSLPGNMSENGSSNFKMMSSARLSPMFLNNGSYHGQPSTTIDGFAERGARSRRVENNGNLVDSKKQFQLDLDKIIGGEDTRTTLMIKNIPNKYTSKMLLAAIDENHRGTYDFLYLPIDFKNKCNVGYAFINMLSPSHIIPFYEAFNGKKWEKFNSEKVASLAYARIQGKAALVTHFQNSSLMNEDKRCRPILFYSEGSDEVIQEHLLSNSLNIQVCQPNDSHLGDSLDSPPEHVFHDIPEKSQ